The nucleotide window CCCGAACGCGGTTCAGCACGTCTGGCGCCGGACTGGTAGCCTGCAGGGCGAACCATTTATCCATAACCAGTCCATCCTGATGCCAGCGCTCATCGAACGCCACCAGCAGCGCCTCACGGCAGGGAAGCTGCGCCGCTACGGCAGCCGCCATTGCCGCCAGCGAATCGGTCATGTTATTCGCCTTGCTAAACTGCGCCTTAACCAATTTGTCCGCCAGCTCAACATCGCCAAAGGCCAGATAGCCCAGGCAGACATTTTTCAACGCGCGCTTGCCAATCTCCGCATGTTCAATACGGTAATCGGTGCTCTGGTTGGCGTTATAAACCGCCAGCCACTCATCAGCCAGCTCGGTCGCCAGCAGGCGTACCAGCGAAGCACGCACATCTGCAATCGCCTGTGGATCGATGATCTCAAACAGCTCGGCTATCTCATTTTCACTTGGCAGCGAAAGGATCAGCGCCATCAGCGCCGGGTCGCTGTTCTCTTCCAGCAGCACCGCGCGGAAGGCGTCAGCGACATGCAGCGGCAGCGAAAGCGGCTGACCCTGTTGTTGGCGGGCGACATTCAACTTGATGTAGGTTGCCAGCAGGCTCTGCGCCGCATCCCAACGGGCAAAGTCATTACGGGCATGGCGCATCAGGAAGGTAAGCTGCGCATCGCTCCAGTTATAGTCAAGCTTCACCGGCGCGGAGAATTCCCGCAGCAGCGAAGGTACCGGCTGGAAATAGACTTTATCAAAGATGAAGCTCTGGAACTCTTCGGTGACGTTGAGCACATTATGGACCGGATGGCCGTTATGCTGCAGCGGGATAACCTTGCCCTCGCCATCATAGAGTTCGATATCCAGCGGGATATGCAGCGGCAGCTTCTCTTTTTGATCGGCAGTGGCCGGCGTTCTCTGCGTGACGTGCAGCGTATACTGCTCCAGCTCGGGGTTGTAATCGTCGCGAATGGAGAGGATCGGCGTGCCGGACTGACTGTACCAGCGGCGGAACTGCGAAAGATCGACATTGGAAGCATCTTCCATCGCCTGCACAAAGTCATCGCAAGTTGCCGCGCTGCCGTCATGGCGTTCAAAATAGAGCTGCATGCCTTTCTGGAAATTCTCTTCTCCCAGCAGCGTATGCATCATACGGATCACTTCTGAACCCTTCTCATACACCGTCAGGGTATAGAAGTTGTTCATTTCGATCACCTGTTCAGGGCGGATCGGGTGCGCCATCGGGCTGGCATCTTCAGCAAACTGAGCGCCACGCATAATGCGGACGTTATCGATACGGTTCACCGCACGAGAGCCTAAATCGGAGCTGAACTCCTGGTCGCGGAACACCGTCAGCCCCTCTTTCAGGCTGAGCTGGAACCAGTCGCGGCAGGTCACGCGGTTGCCGGTCCAGTTATGGAAATATTCGTGGCCGATCACCGCTTCAATGCCGAGGTAATCTTTATCGGTGGCAGTTTCCGCCTTCGCCAGCACATATTTAGAGTTAAAGACGTTAAGGCCTTTGTTCTCCATGGCGCCCATGTTGAAGAAGTCCACGGCGACGATCATAAAGATGTCCAGGTCATACTCCAGACCAAACCGCTCTTCATCCCACTTCATGCTGTTTTTCAGCGAGGTCATCGCCCAATCTGCACGGTCCAGATTGCCGCGATCGACAAAGATCTCCAGCGCAACGTCACGGCCTGAGCGGGTTTTAAAGCTGTCGCGCAGCACGTCAAAATCACCGGCCACCAGCGCAAACAGGTAACAAGGTTTCGGGAAGGGATCTTCCCATTTCATCCAGTGACGGCCATCTTCCATCTGGCCACCGTCAATGCGGTTTCCGTTGGAGAGGAGATAGGGAAAGAGCGTCTGTTCGGCAATAATAGTGGTAGTAAAGCGGGCCAGTACATCCGGGCGATCAAGATACCAGGTAATATGCCGGAAGCCTTCAGCTTCACATTGCGTACAGAGCGCTTCACCCGATTTATAGAGGCCTTCCAGCGCGGTATTCTGGTCAGGATGAATGTCATTGACGATTTTCATCGTGAACGTCTCTGGCAACTGCTCAACGATCAGCGCCCCCTCTTCAAGGCGGTAGTGCGCCCAGGCAACGTCATCTATCTCTAGCGAGATAAGCGTGAGATCTTCCCCATCCAGGCGCAGCTCTGCCCCTTCAGCGCCCAGTTTTTTGACGCGGCTGATGGCGGTCACCTGGGTAGTGCTGGCATCCAGATTGAAAGTCAGATCGATATCGGTAATGGTAAAATCTGGAGCACGATAATCATGGCGATTTTTGGCTTGTGGCAGTTGCGTCATAAGTCCTTCTCACGTCGATAATTAGTTAACCTTTTCAAGTCTATTCCTGTTAGCGCGATGTTGCCATGTAGAATCGCGCTGCGGGGGGAATAGCGCCTTAAAAGACACATCCCATTAACAAGCGCACGGATTGCCCTCGACCTTGTCCGCTGAATTGTGTTGTGATCGGGTTCAATAAATGAGGAATCAAGTTATACTCCTGCGTCATTTCTTTTTTTATAACCAGGGATAACGCTCTTCGCCAGAGGATGCTGAAACGCACCATGACACGACATGCTACCCCGATCCTGACCACGTTGCTGGACACGGACGCCTATAAGCTGCATATGCAGCAGGCCGTGTTCCACCGTTATAAAAAAGTTTCCGTGGTGGCCGAGTTCCGCTGCCGGGGCGACGACCTGTTGGGTATTTATGCTGATGAGATTGTCCGGGAGATAGCCTCAATGCAGGCGCTGGCGCTGACGGATGAAGAGGCCGACTATCTTGCTACCCTGCCTTTCTTTAAGGCGGACTATCTCGCCTGGCTGCGCCAGTATCGTTACGATCCTTCACTCGTCCGCGTTCGCAACCATCAGGGCAAGCTGGATATTCGTATCAGCGGTTCATGGCTGGATGTGATCATGTGGGAAGTGCCGCTGCTGGCGCTGATCAGTGAGGTGGTGCATCGCCACCGCTCGCCGCTGGTTACCGCAGCGATGGCCGTCGATCATCTGCAGACCCGTCTGGCCGATTTCAAAACCATGACGGCCGATCTCGATATGTCCCGCTTTAAGCTGATGGACTTTGGTACGCGCCGTCGTTTCTCCCGCGAAGTGCAGCAGGCGATTGTCGGCACGCTCAAGCAGGAGTTCCCGTGGCTGGTAGGTTCCAGTAACTATGACGTTGCCCGTCGGTTAAACATCACACCGGTGGGCACGCAGGCACATGAATGGTTTCAGGCGCATCAGCAGATCAGTCCGGTTCTGGCAAACAGCCAGCGGGCGGCGTTGCAGGCCTGGCTGGATGAATATCCTGATACTCTGGGAATAGCGCTGACCGACTGTATCACTATGGATGCCTTCCTGCGTGATTTCGGCGAGAACTTTGCCACCCGTTACCAGGGGCTGCGCCATGACTCGGGCGACCCGGTTGAATGGGGCGAGAAAGCTATTGCGCATTACGAGAAGCTTGGTATCGATCCTCGCAGCAAAACGCTGGTCTTCTCCGACAACCTCGACCTGGAAAAAGCCGTGGCGCTTTATCGCCACTTTGGCCAGCGCGCTAACGTTATTTTTGGCATCGGCACCCGTCTGACCTGCGATATCCCGCAGGTTAAGCCGCTGAATATCGTCATTAAGCTGGTAGAGTGTAACGGCAAGCCAGTGGCTAAACTCTCTGACAGCCCGGGCAAAACTATTTGCCAGGACAAAGCCTTCGTTCGCGCCCTGCGTAAAGCCTTCGATCTGCCGCTGGTGAAAAAAGCCAGTTAGTCCCAGCTTTAGAAGAGAAGAGGCTCCCCCCTCTTCTCTTGTTAACACTGCCGAATATCTGAATAAATCTCCCGCAGAACAACGAATTCTTCTTGTGTCTCGCCTGTCGGCAAGTAACATAGCACTACCCCAAATCCGGGGTAATTTTCTTTAATCCTGATTAATAGTGAGAGACTTTTATGAGCGTTGTGCCTGTAGCGGATGTACTGCAAGGCCGGGTCGCGGTTGACAGTGAAGTCACCGTACGCGGCTGGGTACGTACAAGAAGAGATTCAAAAGCTGGTATTTCCTTCATCGCCGTGTATGACGGCTCCTGCTTTAATCCCGTCCAGGCTGTCGTCAATAATTCTCTGAATAATTATCAGGACGAAGTGCTGCGACTGACTACCGGCTGTTCCGTAGCGATCACCGGTAAAGTGGTGGAGTCACCGGGCGAAGGCCAGAGCTTTGAAATTCAGGCGACCCATGTGGAAGTGGTAGGCTGGGTTGACGATCCGGATACCTATCCGATGGCCGCCAAGCGTCACAGCATTGAGTACCTGCGTGAAGTGGCTCACCTGCGCCCGCGCACTAACCTGATTGGGGCGGTTGCCCGCGTTCGTCATACGCTGTCACAGGCTCTGCACCGTTTCTTTGATGAGCAGGGTTTCTTCTGGGTCTCCACCCCGCTGATCACCGCTTCCGATACCGAAGGCGCCGGGGAAATGTTCCGCGTTTCCACGCTGGATCTGGAAAACCTGCCGCGCACGCCTGAAGGGAAAATCAATTTTGACGAAGATTTCTTCGGTAAAGAAGCGTTCCTGACCGTCTCCGGGCAGCTGAATGGCGAAACCTACGCCAGCGCCCTCTCCAAAATTTATACCTTTGGCCCTACTTTCCGCGCGGAAAACTCCAATACCAGCCGTCACCTGGCTGAGTTCTGGATGCTGGAGCCGGAAGTTGCTTTTGCCGATCTGGAAGATAACGCTGCCCTGGCGGAAGCGATGCTCAAGTATGTCTTCAAAGCGGTTCTGGAAGAGCGCGCTGACGATATGGCTTTCTTTGCCGAACGCGTAGACAAAGAGGCGATTACTCGTCTGGAGCAATTTGTAACCACTGATTTTGCTCAGGTTGATTACACCGATGCGGTTGAGATCCTGATTAACTGTGGTGAGAAATTTGAGAACGCCGTCTCCTGGGGCATCGATCTCTCTTCTGAACATGAGCGTTACCTGGCAGAAAAACACTTTAAAGCGCCGGTGGTGGTCAAAAACTACCCTAAAGATATCAAAGCGTTTTATATGCGCCTTAATGACGACGGCAAAACCGTTGCAGCGATGGACGTTCTGGCTCCGGGTATTGGTGAAATTATCGGAGGTTCGCAGCGTGAAGAGCGTCTTGATGTACTGGATGCCCGCCTGGCCGAAATGGGTCTGAATAAAGAAGATTACTGGTGGTATCGTGACCTGCGTCGCTACGGCACCGTTCCTCATTCCGGCTTTGGATTAGGTTTCGAACGGTTAATCGCTTATGTCACTGGTGTGCAAAATGTAAGGGATGTTATCGCCTTCCCAAGGACGCCACGTAACGCCACCTTCTGATTTAACGCATTAAATATAAGAAATTCATATATATACTCAAGGTCAGCTCTGCTGGCCTTTTTTTATTTTTGTAAATTTAGAGATGGTTCACAAAGTTCCGTGTTTTTTACATTTTGTAATACATATTTTCCTCCTGTAACCAGAATAGGAGATTAGTAGCATTTTCGGGCTAGATAATCGTCTCAGTGAATGGAAAGATGCGTGCAGACACAGGAAGACACCAAACTCTCTTCAGGGTTCTGTAAAGAATGGTTGACGGCAGTGGCAGGTGTCCAAATAACTCCAATGAGGGTAATAAAAAATGATGAAGCGCAACATTCTGGCACTGGTTATCCCGGCCCTGTTAGCAGCTGGTGCAGCCAATGCAGCAGAAGTTTATAACAAAGACGGCAACAAGCTGGACCTCTATGGTAAAGCTGTTGGTCTGCACTATTTTTCTGACAACGACGGTAACGACGGCGATCAGTCTTATGTTCGTTTTGGTTTTAAAGGTGAAACCCAGATCAACGACATGCTGACCGGTTACGGCCAGTGGGAATACAATTTCCAGACCAATAATTCTGAAGGTTCTGATGCACAAGACGGTAATAAAACTCGTCTTGGCTTCGCAGGTCTGAAATTTGCTGAGTTTGGTTCAATTGATTACGGCCGTAACTATAGCCTGCTTTACGACCCAATGGGTTGGACAGATATGCTGCCAGAATTTGGCGGTGATTCAGCTTATACCGATATCGGTGTCCTGGGCGGCCGTACTACAGGCGTCCTGACCTATCGTAACACCAACTTCTTCGGCCTGGTTGATGGCTGGGACTTTGCTGTTCAGTATCAGGGTAAAAACGACCGTGATGACATTCGTCGTGCTAATGGCGACGGCTACGCGCTCTCTACCAGCTACACCTCACCAATCGGTTTAGGCGTGTCAGGTGCTTACGGTTCATATGACCGTACCAATGCGCAAGCTTCAGGTGTTCGTGCTGTGACTAATGACGATGGCGATACTGTAGGAACGCTCAATAACGGTGCCGGCAAACGTGCAGAAGCATGGGCAACTGCTATTAAGTATGATGCTAACAACATTTATCTTGCCGCTATGTACGGTGAAACCCGTAATGCAACGCCATTCTCTACTACTGGTGTAGCAGACAATGGAGAAACTGGCGATGTAAGTTCTTTTGCTAATAAAGCACAGAACTTTGAGTTGGTGGCACAGTATCAGTTCGACTTCGGTCTGCGTCCTTCCCTGGGCTACGTCCAGTCTAAAGGCAAAGATATTGGCAATGGCGTTGGCGATGCTGACCTGATCAAATATGTTGAGGTTGGCGCTACTTATTACTTCAACAAAAACATGTCAACCTATGTTGATTACCAGATCAACCTGCTGGATGACAATAACCCACTGGGTCTGAACACCGACGACACTGTTGCACTTGGTCTGGTTTACCAGTTCTGATTGCCTGCCGGGGTGATTCGTCATCCCGCGCAAACTCAAAACGGGGCTTCGGCCCCGTTTTTGTTTACTGCACTTCGCTAATCCCTGCTCCTTTGATCTTCCCCCGCTTCTTTCCCGTAATTTTAAACGCAAACGGTTGGCATTTTGTGCGCCGTGGCGGTAACCTGAGTGCACATTTCGCTCCAGATTACGCTAACGGACTCCGACTATGTTTGAACGCATTGCAGCTGCACCCGCCGACCCCATTCTTGGCTTAGCCGACCTCTTCCGCGCCGATGACCGCCCAAATAAGATCAACCTGGGCATTGGCGTCTATAAAGATGAAACCGGTAAAACCCCAGTTCTGACCAGCGTGAAGAAAGCTGAGCAGTACCTGTTAGAGAATGAGACTACCAAGAACTATCTCAGCATTGATGGCCTGGCCGATTTTGGGCAGTGCACTCAGGAGCTGCTGTTCGGGAAGGATAATGCCCTGGTTGGTGCCAAACGCGCCCGCACGGCGCAGACGCCTGGTGGTACCGGTGCCCTGCGTGTCGCGGCTGACTTTATTGCCACCCAGACCAGCGCTAAGCGTATCTGGGTAAGTAATCCAAGCTGGCCCAACCATAAGAACGTCTTCGAGTCTGCTGGTTTAGAAGTCTGTGAATATCAGTATTACGATGCGGCTAACCACTCGCTGGACTTTGCCGGCATGATTAACGTGCTGCGTGAGGTTCAGGCCGGTGATATCGTACTGTTCCACGGCTGCTGCCATAATCCAACCGGTATCGATCCTACCGCTGAGCAGTGGGCAGAGCTCTCTGAGATGTCGCTGGCTAACGGCTGGCTGCCGCTGTTTGACTTCGCCTATCAGGGCTTTGCCCGTGGGCTGGAAGAGGATGCTGAGGGCCTGCGTATCTTCGCTGCCAGCCATCAGGAGCTGATTGTTGCCAGCTCCTACTCCAAGAACTTTGGCCTCTATAACGAACGCGTTGGCGCCTTCACGCTGGTAGCCAGCGAAGCCGCCGTTGCGGACACCGCCTTCAGCCAGGTTAAAGCCACCATCCGTGCTAACTATTCCAATCCGCCTGCTCACGGCGCCGCGGTGGTTGCCACGATTCTGAGCAACGATGCGCTGCGTGCTCTCTGGGAGCAGGAGTTAACGGATATGCGTCAGCGTATTCACCGCATGCGTCAGCTGTTCGTGAACACCCTGCAGGAGAAAGGCGCGAAAGGGGACTTCAGCTTTATCATTAACCAGAACGGCATGTTCTCATTCAGTGGGCTGACTAAAGATCAGGTGATTCGCCTGCGTGAAGAGTTTGGCGTCTACGCCGTCAATTCCGGGCGTGTTAACGTGGCAGGAATGACGCCAGATAATATGGCTCCACTGTGCGAAGCCATCGTGGCGGTACTTTAAGCTCTGCGTTCTCCTGACCGATGCATAAAAAATGCCTGCTTACAGCAGGCATTTTTTATTGGGGTGTACGGCTCGGGGTGAAACAAGCTTTATCTTAAGAGAGCAGTTAAGCATACAGTAGTGAAGGCATTATCTTCAGAGAGGACTAGCTTGCAGCAGGCATTGTCCTCAGAAACTGGTTTACCTGCTGGAAAGGCCCGGCGCTGTTACTGCAGGAAAGGATTCGAGATCCGTTCGCGTCCCAGCGTGGACTTTGGCCCATGGCCCGGCAGGAAGGTCACATCATCGCCCAGCGGCAGCAGTTTATTGACGATTGAGGCAATCAGATCATCATGGCTGCCCTGCGGGAAGTCAGAGCGTCCCACGCCACCGTTGAAAATCACATCGCCAGAGACCAGCAGGCGTGAAGCCCGGTCAAAAAAGACGATATGCCCTGGCGTATGGCCCGGACACAGCAGGATCTCCAGGTTGATCTGCCCCAGCTGCACAGTTTCACCCTCTTCTAACCAGCGATCGGGCGTCAGCGGCGCACAATAAGGGAAACCAAACATCTGGCTTTGCGAAGGCAGACCCTCAAGCCAGAAGGCATCGGCTTTATGCGGGCCGACAACCGGCACCTGATAGAAGGCAGCGAGTTCTGCGGCAGCTCCGACGTGGTCAAGGTGACCATGCGTCAACAGGATTTGCGTTACCTTTACGCCCTGCTCTGCCACCCGGGCCTGAATAGTTCCGGCATCGCCACCGGGATCCACCACTGCGGCTTCCAGCGTGGAGGGGCACCAGATCAACGAGCAGTTCTGGGCGAATGCCGTTACCGGGATAATTTGATAGTCCATAACGCTCCGTTACCGGCGAGCCATGGCCCTGCCGGAATCTCATCTTACCAGTGCCGTGTCGGCCCGGTATCAATATGCACAAAGTTACTACTCGGATAGTATCCTACACCACCCGCGCGCATGGAAAGCGCCGCTTTGCGTACATTGCTCAATGAAATTCCTTCGATATGAAAATCCATCGCCTGACCCAGGGTGTGATAACTGTGTTTCGCCACCCCTTTACTGTGCGCCCGCAGCGAGTTGTTGGTCGCCAGAGAGCGATAGCCGGAG belongs to Erwinia pyri and includes:
- the pncB gene encoding nicotinate phosphoribosyltransferase, with product MLKRTMTRHATPILTTLLDTDAYKLHMQQAVFHRYKKVSVVAEFRCRGDDLLGIYADEIVREIASMQALALTDEEADYLATLPFFKADYLAWLRQYRYDPSLVRVRNHQGKLDIRISGSWLDVIMWEVPLLALISEVVHRHRSPLVTAAMAVDHLQTRLADFKTMTADLDMSRFKLMDFGTRRRFSREVQQAIVGTLKQEFPWLVGSSNYDVARRLNITPVGTQAHEWFQAHQQISPVLANSQRAALQAWLDEYPDTLGIALTDCITMDAFLRDFGENFATRYQGLRHDSGDPVEWGEKAIAHYEKLGIDPRSKTLVFSDNLDLEKAVALYRHFGQRANVIFGIGTRLTCDIPQVKPLNIVIKLVECNGKPVAKLSDSPGKTICQDKAFVRALRKAFDLPLVKKAS
- the pepN gene encoding aminopeptidase N, translated to MTQLPQAKNRHDYRAPDFTITDIDLTFNLDASTTQVTAISRVKKLGAEGAELRLDGEDLTLISLEIDDVAWAHYRLEEGALIVEQLPETFTMKIVNDIHPDQNTALEGLYKSGEALCTQCEAEGFRHITWYLDRPDVLARFTTTIIAEQTLFPYLLSNGNRIDGGQMEDGRHWMKWEDPFPKPCYLFALVAGDFDVLRDSFKTRSGRDVALEIFVDRGNLDRADWAMTSLKNSMKWDEERFGLEYDLDIFMIVAVDFFNMGAMENKGLNVFNSKYVLAKAETATDKDYLGIEAVIGHEYFHNWTGNRVTCRDWFQLSLKEGLTVFRDQEFSSDLGSRAVNRIDNVRIMRGAQFAEDASPMAHPIRPEQVIEMNNFYTLTVYEKGSEVIRMMHTLLGEENFQKGMQLYFERHDGSAATCDDFVQAMEDASNVDLSQFRRWYSQSGTPILSIRDDYNPELEQYTLHVTQRTPATADQKEKLPLHIPLDIELYDGEGKVIPLQHNGHPVHNVLNVTEEFQSFIFDKVYFQPVPSLLREFSAPVKLDYNWSDAQLTFLMRHARNDFARWDAAQSLLATYIKLNVARQQQGQPLSLPLHVADAFRAVLLEENSDPALMALILSLPSENEIAELFEIIDPQAIADVRASLVRLLATELADEWLAVYNANQSTDYRIEHAEIGKRALKNVCLGYLAFGDVELADKLVKAQFSKANNMTDSLAAMAAAVAAQLPCREALLVAFDERWHQDGLVMDKWFALQATSPAPDVLNRVRALLSHRSFTLSNPNRIRALIGAFASANPSAFHAANGSGYQFLVEILSDLNTRNPQVAARMIEPLIRLKRYDAGRQALMRKALEQLKGLDKLSGDLYEKISKALNA
- the asnS gene encoding asparagine--tRNA ligase, coding for MSVVPVADVLQGRVAVDSEVTVRGWVRTRRDSKAGISFIAVYDGSCFNPVQAVVNNSLNNYQDEVLRLTTGCSVAITGKVVESPGEGQSFEIQATHVEVVGWVDDPDTYPMAAKRHSIEYLREVAHLRPRTNLIGAVARVRHTLSQALHRFFDEQGFFWVSTPLITASDTEGAGEMFRVSTLDLENLPRTPEGKINFDEDFFGKEAFLTVSGQLNGETYASALSKIYTFGPTFRAENSNTSRHLAEFWMLEPEVAFADLEDNAALAEAMLKYVFKAVLEERADDMAFFAERVDKEAITRLEQFVTTDFAQVDYTDAVEILINCGEKFENAVSWGIDLSSEHERYLAEKHFKAPVVVKNYPKDIKAFYMRLNDDGKTVAAMDVLAPGIGEIIGGSQREERLDVLDARLAEMGLNKEDYWWYRDLRRYGTVPHSGFGLGFERLIAYVTGVQNVRDVIAFPRTPRNATF
- a CDS encoding amino acid aminotransferase, whose product is MFERIAAAPADPILGLADLFRADDRPNKINLGIGVYKDETGKTPVLTSVKKAEQYLLENETTKNYLSIDGLADFGQCTQELLFGKDNALVGAKRARTAQTPGGTGALRVAADFIATQTSAKRIWVSNPSWPNHKNVFESAGLEVCEYQYYDAANHSLDFAGMINVLREVQAGDIVLFHGCCHNPTGIDPTAEQWAELSEMSLANGWLPLFDFAYQGFARGLEEDAEGLRIFAASHQELIVASSYSKNFGLYNERVGAFTLVASEAAVADTAFSQVKATIRANYSNPPAHGAAVVATILSNDALRALWEQELTDMRQRIHRMRQLFVNTLQEKGAKGDFSFIINQNGMFSFSGLTKDQVIRLREEFGVYAVNSGRVNVAGMTPDNMAPLCEAIVAVL
- the ompF gene encoding porin OmpF; translation: MMKRNILALVIPALLAAGAANAAEVYNKDGNKLDLYGKAVGLHYFSDNDGNDGDQSYVRFGFKGETQINDMLTGYGQWEYNFQTNNSEGSDAQDGNKTRLGFAGLKFAEFGSIDYGRNYSLLYDPMGWTDMLPEFGGDSAYTDIGVLGGRTTGVLTYRNTNFFGLVDGWDFAVQYQGKNDRDDIRRANGDGYALSTSYTSPIGLGVSGAYGSYDRTNAQASGVRAVTNDDGDTVGTLNNGAGKRAEAWATAIKYDANNIYLAAMYGETRNATPFSTTGVADNGETGDVSSFANKAQNFELVAQYQFDFGLRPSLGYVQSKGKDIGNGVGDADLIKYVEVGATYYFNKNMSTYVDYQINLLDDNNPLGLNTDDTVALGLVYQF
- a CDS encoding MBL fold metallo-hydrolase; this encodes MDYQIIPVTAFAQNCSLIWCPSTLEAAVVDPGGDAGTIQARVAEQGVKVTQILLTHGHLDHVGAAAELAAFYQVPVVGPHKADAFWLEGLPSQSQMFGFPYCAPLTPDRWLEEGETVQLGQINLEILLCPGHTPGHIVFFDRASRLLVSGDVIFNGGVGRSDFPQGSHDDLIASIVNKLLPLGDDVTFLPGHGPKSTLGRERISNPFLQ